The Cryptomeria japonica unplaced genomic scaffold, Sugi_1.0 HiC_scaffold_48, whole genome shotgun sequence genome contains a region encoding:
- the LOC131031337 gene encoding nuclear transport factor 2-like, producing the protein MESQQLQREFPASEVANEFVNQYYCVLNNCPDKLYEFYKDCSTVTRPEPNGQLLHVTTLEAIKNNIVSSLNEGNEVKIGTVDSQQAYNESYIILVTGIILGHENVERKFAQSFFLAPQERGYFVLNDAFRYLEESQYSEDKTYMSANAVCDEPLQEEIVPAKEIQRFESQPSKLENKHATETVENEQQLKDIEKTISPPEETTKMSFLAVLLKENPHPIQRPTVVVKFPINTGLKANVPSQVHTTSQSLNSNSGKAPVNENSIHLRNLPWNSTITLLEEEFKKYGSIKPGGIQIRANKEKNFCYAFIEFQSSTSVESAVKASPIVISGRRVYVEKKRLAGFRDNIPNGVKRGGDRQGRNGYARNF; encoded by the exons ATGGAATCCCAGCAGTTACAAAGAGAATTTCCTGCCTCTGAG GTTGCAAACGAATTTGTGAACCAGTATTACTGTGTTCTAAACAACTGTCCAGATAAGCTATACGAGTTCTACAAAGATTGCAGCACTGTCACCCGCCCTGAACCCAATGGTCAATTGTTGCATGTAACAACCCTAGAA GCTATTAAAAACAATATAGTGTCTTCGCTCAATGAGGGAAATGAGGTTAAAATAGGAACTGTGGATTCACAACAAGCTTATAATGAATCTTATATCATATTGGTAACTGGAATCATATTAGGGCACGAGAATGTCGAAAGAAAATTTGCCCAGTCTTTCTTTTTAGCACCACAGGAGAGAGGCTATTTTGTTCTAAACGATGCATTTCGGTATTTGGAAGAATCCCAGTATTCAGAAGACAAAACTTATATGTCGGCTAATGCTGTTTGTGATGAGCCTTTGCAGGAAG AGATAGTTCCTGcaaaagaaattcaaagatttgaaTCACAACCTTCGAAATTGGAAAATAAACATGCTACTGAAACTGTTGAGAATGAACAACagcttaaggatattgagaaaacTATTTCACCACCAGAAGAAACAACAAAAATGAGTTTTCTAGCAGTT CTTTTGAAAGAGAACCCACATCCTATTCAAAGGCCAACTGTTGTGGTGAAATTTCCAATAAATACCGGACTGAAAGCAAATGTACCATCACAAGTACATACAACATCACAATCCTTGAACTCTAATTCTGGAAAAGCCCCAG TCAATGAGAACTCAATCCATTTAAGAAATTTGCCATGGAATTCTACAATTACCTTGCTTGAAGAAGAGTTTAAAAAATATGGTTCTATAAAGCCTGGTGGAATTCAAATCAGAGCCAACAAG GAAAAAAACTTTTGCTATGCTTTCATTGAGTTCCAATCATCAACTTCTGTGGAGAGTGCTGTAAAG GCATCTCCTATTGTCATCTCTGGGCGTCGCGTATATGTTGAAAAGAAAAGGTTGGCTGGTTTCAGAG ACAATATTCCAAATGGCGTAAAGAGAGGAGGCGATCGTCAAGGACGCAATGGCTATGCAAGAAATTTCTAA